The following are encoded in a window of Prevotella melaninogenica genomic DNA:
- a CDS encoding GxxExxY protein: MNIEELIKLIINKAYEVRSHLVAGYLESVYKKALLIELRDAGLKVEDEVEMPVRYKGHIIGDFRADIVVEGCIIIELKAVAQLLPAHAIQLVNYLSVAGVDNGLLINFGAAERLEIKRKYRVYSSHS, translated from the coding sequence ATGAACATAGAAGAACTTATAAAGTTGATAATTAACAAAGCCTATGAAGTTCGAAGTCATTTGGTAGCTGGGTACTTAGAGAGTGTATATAAGAAAGCATTACTGATAGAACTCAGAGACGCTGGACTTAAAGTGGAGGATGAAGTAGAAATGCCTGTTCGATATAAAGGACATATTATAGGTGATTTCAGAGCAGATATTGTTGTAGAAGGATGTATAATCATCGAACTAAAAGCAGTTGCTCAGTTACTTCCAGCACACGCAATTCAATTGGTAAACTACCTTTCAGTAGCTGGAGTAGATAATGGTCTGCTTATAAACTTTGGTGCTGCAGAGAGATTAGAAATAAAACGCAAGTACAGAGTGTATAGTTCTCATTCCTAA
- a CDS encoding tRNA threonylcarbamoyladenosine dehydratase, whose protein sequence is MQNQFSRTQLLLGKPAIDTLNGSRVAVFGVGGVGGYAVEVLARSGVGAIDVIDDDRVCLTNVNRQLLATTRTVGKHKVDVAEERINSINPRCIVRKYQTFYLPDNADQFDFSHYDYVIDCIDTVTAKLDLIYRCHEMNIPLLSCMGAAYKLDATQFRVTDIFKTINDPLAKVIRKKLRKTKIKHLKVVYSPEEPLESIEQPEISCRFHCICPDKDMRKCTDRHTIPSSNAWVPAAAGLIAGGEAVKDLVNLANTMRIRPEDEATSEPARIAHERAAKMLEEHKRLKAEKAAADK, encoded by the coding sequence ATGCAGAATCAATTTTCAAGAACCCAACTTCTTCTTGGTAAGCCCGCTATCGATACGCTTAATGGTAGTCGTGTCGCAGTCTTTGGTGTTGGAGGTGTTGGCGGATATGCAGTAGAGGTATTGGCACGCAGTGGCGTGGGAGCTATTGATGTTATTGATGACGACCGTGTTTGTCTAACGAATGTCAACCGACAACTCCTTGCTACTACTCGAACAGTAGGAAAGCACAAAGTAGATGTTGCTGAAGAGCGCATTAACTCAATCAATCCACGATGTATCGTGCGGAAATATCAGACATTCTATTTGCCTGATAACGCCGATCAGTTCGACTTCTCTCATTATGATTATGTCATTGATTGTATTGATACTGTAACAGCTAAGCTTGATCTTATCTATCGTTGTCATGAAATGAATATCCCATTGCTTTCTTGTATGGGTGCTGCTTATAAACTTGATGCCACACAGTTCCGTGTGACTGACATCTTCAAGACAATCAACGACCCATTAGCGAAGGTGATTCGTAAGAAACTTCGTAAGACAAAAATTAAGCATCTTAAAGTAGTATATAGTCCTGAAGAACCGCTTGAAAGTATCGAACAACCAGAGATCTCTTGTCGTTTTCACTGTATCTGTCCCGATAAGGATATGCGTAAGTGTACTGACCGTCATACTATTCCAAGCTCTAATGCGTGGGTACCAGCTGCGGCTGGACTTATTGCAGGTGGAGAAGCTGTGAAAGATCTTGTTAATCTTGCTAACACTATGCGTATCCGTCCTGAAGATGAGGCTACAAGCGAGCCTGCTCGTATCGCCCATGAGCGTGCTGCAAAGATGCTGGAGGAACATAAACGCCTTAAGGCTGAGAAGGCTGCAGCAGATAAGTAA
- a CDS encoding TetR/AcrR family transcriptional regulator, whose protein sequence is MKNREQTESRILEAVASIVESEGFEKLGINTIASKANVSKMLIYRYFGGFEELIAQFIMQKDYWANTGTVIINPQSVGDSIKNMFRKQIEQLRNDVTLRRLCRWELSCNNTSIEQLRDKREENGCSLIKLVSTLTGCPITEVASLASILSAAISYLALIEDQCSSYNGISLQTDKGWDEIMKGVEMIVDLWIKSIQE, encoded by the coding sequence ATGAAGAATCGAGAACAAACAGAAAGTAGAATACTCGAAGCTGTCGCAAGTATCGTAGAAAGCGAAGGATTCGAGAAGCTTGGTATCAATACAATAGCTTCAAAAGCTAATGTTTCGAAGATGCTGATATATAGGTATTTTGGTGGATTTGAAGAGTTAATTGCACAGTTTATAATGCAGAAGGATTATTGGGCTAATACAGGTACTGTTATTATCAATCCTCAATCTGTAGGAGACAGTATAAAGAATATGTTCCGTAAGCAGATCGAGCAATTACGAAACGATGTAACTCTACGACGTTTGTGTAGGTGGGAACTGTCCTGTAACAACACAAGCATTGAGCAGCTTAGAGATAAACGTGAAGAAAATGGATGCAGTCTAATCAAACTGGTAAGTACATTAACAGGTTGTCCTATTACAGAGGTTGCCTCTTTAGCCAGTATACTCTCGGCTGCTATCAGCTATTTAGCTTTGATTGAAGACCAATGTTCGTCATATAACGGTATTTCTTTGCAAACTGATAAGGGCTGGGATGAGATAATGAAAGGGGTAGAAATGATAGTTGACTTATGGATAAAAAGTATTCAGGAATGA
- a CDS encoding ABC transporter ATP-binding protein yields MIDIKNITKSFGSLQVLKGIDLRIEKGEVVSIVGPSGAGKTTLLQILGTLDKPDSGSVVVDGIDVGSLSAGKLSDFRNQHLGFVFQFHQLLPEFTALENIMIPAYIAGKKNKEARQRAEELLEFMGLSDRANHKPNELSGGEKQRVAVARALVNNPAVILADEPSGSLDSKNKQELHQLFFDLRDKFGQTFVIVTHDEGLASITDRTIHLKDGLIQNDVCQETE; encoded by the coding sequence ATGATTGACATTAAGAACATAACTAAAAGTTTTGGTTCGCTTCAAGTGTTGAAGGGTATTGACCTTCGTATTGAGAAGGGAGAGGTTGTCAGTATTGTTGGTCCATCTGGAGCTGGTAAAACCACCTTGTTACAGATACTTGGAACGCTGGACAAGCCAGATAGTGGCTCTGTTGTTGTGGATGGTATTGACGTGGGCAGCCTGTCAGCCGGTAAGTTGAGTGATTTCCGCAACCAGCACTTAGGCTTTGTCTTCCAGTTTCATCAGCTTCTTCCTGAGTTTACAGCTCTTGAGAATATTATGATTCCTGCTTATATTGCAGGCAAGAAGAATAAGGAAGCACGTCAGCGTGCTGAAGAACTGTTGGAATTTATGGGCTTGAGCGATCGTGCTAATCATAAGCCTAACGAACTTTCTGGTGGTGAGAAGCAGCGTGTGGCAGTAGCTCGTGCGTTGGTGAACAACCCTGCAGTTATCCTTGCTGATGAGCCTTCTGGTAGTTTGGACAGTAAGAACAAGCAGGAACTGCACCAACTCTTCTTCGATCTCCGTGATAAGTTCGGTCAGACTTTCGTTATCGTTACACACGATGAGGGGCTCGCAAGTATCACAGATAGAACGATACATCTTAAAGATGGCTTGATACAGAATGACGTTTGTCAAGAGACAGAATGA
- a CDS encoding cation:proton antiporter, which produces MLNLSQYFPITDPTLIFFVVLLMILLSPIIMGRLRIPHIIGMVLAGVLVGKYGLNILGRDASFELFGRVGLYYIMFLAGLEMDMEGLKKNRNRVMIFGMLTFLVPFAMTYFMGVSLLGYTPLASLLLAAIMASNTLIAYPIVGRYGLTRHTSSTLSVGSSMMALFMALIVMASIVNSFHGNGGILFWLLFILKFVAYCVGLIMVIPRVTRWFLRRYSDAVMQFIFILAVVFLSAALSDAVGLEGIFGAFMSGLILNRFVPKVSPLMNRIEFTGNALFIPYFLIGVGMLINVRLLFAGSKILWVVFCIVFFGTLGKAVAAYLAARIFRMSWLAGHMMFGLTSAHAAGAIAMVMVGRRLEVAPGQYLFGDEVLNGIVIMILFTCVISTVITERAAQRLRLQEKEDQNMMKNLDDEKILIPVKYPEYSDNLVTMATLMRNPRLKRELVALNVVYDDVNMRHNQAEGQRLLDHLCHLASASDVPMVTQVRVAANIANGIKHAFKEFQASEILMGLHFHKEINRSFWGEFTRSLYNGLSRQIIVTRILQPLNTIRRIQVAIPSRAEFEPGFYRWLERLARMAGNLECRIAFHGRNETLQLVNEFIRNRFPSVRAEYEEMAHWKDLPTLGSQVREDHLFVIVTARKGTISYKTAMERLPEELNKFIKGKTIMIIFPDQYGNRMDDMTFAQPQHTEERSAYEAVREWIHNKV; this is translated from the coding sequence ATGCTGAATTTATCTCAATATTTCCCGATAACCGACCCGACATTGATTTTCTTTGTTGTTCTGCTGATGATATTGCTTTCGCCTATCATTATGGGACGACTGCGCATTCCACATATCATCGGTATGGTGTTGGCAGGTGTCCTTGTTGGAAAATATGGACTGAATATTCTTGGTCGTGATGCCTCGTTTGAACTTTTTGGACGTGTAGGACTGTACTATATCATGTTCCTTGCAGGTCTGGAAATGGATATGGAGGGACTGAAGAAAAACCGTAATAGGGTGATGATCTTCGGTATGTTGACCTTCCTTGTCCCCTTTGCAATGACCTATTTTATGGGTGTCAGCCTTTTGGGCTATACCCCTCTGGCATCGCTTCTGCTTGCGGCAATCATGGCTTCTAATACATTGATAGCCTATCCGATAGTGGGACGATACGGATTAACACGACATACGAGTTCGACGTTGAGCGTGGGTTCGTCTATGATGGCGCTCTTTATGGCTTTGATAGTCATGGCTTCCATCGTCAATTCGTTTCATGGCAATGGTGGCATACTCTTTTGGCTACTATTCATTTTGAAGTTTGTGGCTTATTGTGTGGGTTTGATTATGGTGATACCACGTGTGACACGTTGGTTCCTTCGTCGATATTCCGACGCTGTGATGCAGTTTATCTTCATCCTTGCAGTGGTGTTTCTCTCGGCAGCATTGTCAGATGCTGTGGGTTTAGAAGGAATCTTTGGAGCGTTCATGTCAGGTTTGATATTGAACCGATTTGTGCCAAAGGTGTCTCCATTGATGAACCGCATAGAATTTACTGGTAATGCACTCTTCATTCCTTACTTCCTTATTGGAGTAGGAATGCTGATTAATGTACGTTTGCTTTTTGCAGGAAGTAAGATACTTTGGGTTGTATTCTGTATCGTCTTCTTCGGTACTTTGGGTAAGGCTGTAGCAGCTTATTTGGCAGCTCGTATCTTCCGTATGTCTTGGTTGGCTGGTCACATGATGTTTGGTTTGACCAGCGCCCATGCAGCTGGTGCTATTGCGATGGTGATGGTAGGGCGTAGATTAGAGGTGGCACCAGGTCAATATCTCTTTGGTGACGAGGTGCTGAATGGAATAGTAATCATGATACTCTTTACCTGTGTCATCTCAACCGTCATTACAGAACGTGCTGCACAACGTCTCCGTTTGCAGGAAAAGGAAGATCAGAATATGATGAAGAACCTTGATGATGAGAAGATTCTGATTCCGGTGAAGTACCCAGAGTATTCTGATAACCTCGTAACCATGGCTACATTGATGCGTAATCCACGTTTGAAACGAGAGTTGGTGGCATTGAATGTGGTATATGATGATGTGAATATGCGCCATAACCAGGCGGAGGGACAGCGTTTGTTGGACCATCTTTGCCATTTGGCGAGTGCGTCAGATGTACCGATGGTGACGCAGGTACGTGTTGCTGCAAATATTGCCAATGGTATTAAACATGCTTTTAAAGAGTTTCAGGCGTCAGAGATTCTGATGGGATTACACTTCCATAAGGAGATTAATCGTAGCTTCTGGGGAGAATTTACACGAAGTCTATACAATGGTTTGAGCCGTCAGATTATCGTTACACGTATCTTGCAACCACTGAATACAATCCGCAGAATACAGGTAGCAATCCCTTCTCGTGCAGAGTTTGAACCAGGTTTTTACCGTTGGTTGGAACGATTGGCACGTATGGCAGGCAACTTAGAGTGTCGTATAGCTTTCCATGGACGTAACGAAACGTTGCAACTTGTCAATGAATTTATTCGCAATCGCTTCCCAAGTGTTAGGGCTGAATATGAAGAGATGGCGCATTGGAAGGATTTACCAACGCTTGGTTCGCAGGTTCGAGAGGACCACCTCTTTGTCATAGTGACAGCACGTAAGGGTACGATATCTTATAAGACGGCAATGGAAAGACTTCCTGAAGAACTGAATAAGTTTATTAAAGGTAAGACAATCATGATTATCTTTCCTGATCAGTATGGTAATCGAATGGACGATATGACCTTCGCTCAGCCACAGCATACGGAGGAACGTAGTGCATACGAGGCTGTAAGAGAGTGGATACATAATAAGGTATAA
- a CDS encoding aspartate-semialdehyde dehydrogenase, producing the protein MKVAIVGASGAVGQEFLRILAERNFPMDDLVLFGSERSAGKKYTFKGKEYEVKLLQHNDDFKDVDIAFTSAGGGTSAEFAETITKYGAVMIDNSSQFRQDNDVPLVVPEINAEDALNRPRGIIANPNCTTIMMVVVLNPIDKLSHIKKIHVSSYQSASGAGAAAMAELQQQYKELVETGEVKTIEKFPHQLAYNVIPQIDKMTENDYTKEEMKMFNETRKIMHSDVRTSATCVRVSSLRSHSEAVWFETERPLSVEEIREALKVAPGVTVVDDPQNYVYPMPLESAGHDDIYVGRIRKDLADDNGNTLWLTGDQIRKGAALNAVQIAEYLIKVGDVK; encoded by the coding sequence ATGAAAGTAGCAATTGTTGGTGCCAGTGGTGCCGTAGGTCAGGAATTCCTGCGCATCTTAGCTGAGAGAAATTTCCCAATGGACGACCTCGTTCTCTTTGGTTCAGAGCGTTCAGCAGGTAAGAAATACACATTCAAGGGTAAGGAATACGAAGTAAAACTGCTCCAGCATAACGATGATTTCAAGGATGTAGACATCGCCTTCACAAGTGCGGGTGGTGGTACATCAGCCGAGTTTGCTGAAACCATCACCAAGTATGGTGCTGTGATGATTGACAATTCAAGCCAGTTCCGTCAGGATAATGACGTACCATTGGTTGTTCCAGAAATCAATGCCGAGGATGCTTTGAACCGTCCACGTGGCATCATTGCCAACCCTAACTGTACTACCATTATGATGGTTGTCGTATTGAATCCTATCGATAAGCTCAGCCATATCAAGAAAATACATGTCAGCAGCTATCAGAGTGCTTCTGGTGCAGGTGCTGCCGCTATGGCAGAGTTGCAACAGCAGTACAAGGAACTTGTTGAGACTGGCGAAGTGAAAACCATCGAGAAGTTCCCACATCAGTTGGCATACAATGTCATTCCACAGATTGACAAGATGACAGAGAACGACTATACAAAGGAAGAGATGAAAATGTTCAACGAAACACGTAAGATTATGCACTCTGATGTTCGCACTTCTGCTACCTGCGTTCGTGTGTCTTCTCTCCGTAGTCATTCTGAGGCTGTATGGTTCGAGACCGAGCGTCCACTCTCTGTTGAAGAGATTCGTGAGGCTTTGAAGGTTGCCCCTGGTGTTACGGTTGTTGATGATCCACAGAACTATGTCTACCCTATGCCACTCGAGAGTGCTGGTCACGATGATATCTATGTGGGCCGTATCCGTAAGGACCTTGCCGATGACAATGGTAATACACTCTGGCTCACTGGCGATCAGATCCGTAAGGGTGCTGCATTGAATGCGGTACAGA
- a CDS encoding CvfB family protein codes for MSKIKLGAYNTLTVLKIALREGNGDPFGVYLDGGPAGEILMPQKYVPEGTEIGDELEVFVYLDQDERPIATTEEPLAQVGDFAYLECSWVNEYGAFLSWGVMKDLFCPFREQKKRMVIGNSYIVYVHLDEESYRLVASAKVEHYLDEQPRGYKHGQEVDLLVWQKTDLGFKVIVDNQYPGLIYEDQVFQYVHTGDRLKGYISTVRRDGKIDCTLQPTGQQHAEGFAEVLLQYLKDNDGVCDLGDKSEAEDIKRRFQVSKKVYKRAVGDLYKRHLIMVEPLSIRLVK; via the coding sequence ATGTCTAAAATAAAACTTGGAGCATACAATACGCTCACAGTACTGAAGATTGCCTTGCGTGAAGGCAATGGTGATCCGTTCGGAGTCTACCTTGATGGTGGACCGGCTGGTGAGATACTCATGCCTCAGAAGTATGTCCCAGAGGGGACTGAGATTGGGGATGAACTGGAAGTATTTGTTTATCTCGACCAGGATGAACGCCCGATTGCTACTACTGAAGAACCTTTGGCGCAGGTAGGCGACTTCGCTTACTTGGAGTGTTCGTGGGTGAATGAGTATGGTGCGTTCCTGTCTTGGGGTGTGATGAAAGACCTATTTTGCCCTTTCCGTGAGCAAAAGAAGCGCATGGTCATTGGCAATAGCTATATTGTTTATGTTCATCTTGACGAAGAGAGCTATCGTCTTGTTGCCTCTGCAAAGGTTGAGCACTATCTTGACGAACAGCCACGAGGCTATAAGCATGGGCAGGAAGTTGACCTACTGGTATGGCAGAAGACTGATCTTGGATTCAAAGTCATTGTTGACAATCAGTATCCTGGACTTATCTATGAGGATCAAGTGTTCCAATATGTCCATACTGGTGATCGCTTGAAGGGTTACATCTCTACGGTTCGCCGTGATGGTAAGATTGATTGTACACTTCAACCAACAGGACAACAGCATGCGGAAGGCTTTGCAGAGGTCCTACTTCAATATCTGAAAGATAACGATGGAGTATGTGATCTTGGTGATAAGAGTGAAGCAGAGGATATTAAACGACGTTTTCAGGTGTCGAAAAAGGTGTATAAACGCGCTGTTGGCGACCTCTATAAACGTCATTTGATTATGGTTGAACCCCTGTCAATACGCTTAGTAAAATAA